The Desulfurobacterium indicum nucleotide sequence GCCATACCGGAATAAATGACGGAACAAACAAAACCCCGTACGTATTTTCACAAACACCACCAATATATAATGCTACAGGAACAGAACCTGATACAAACACTCTTGCCGGTGGCAACTTTTACTGGATGGTTTACGGAACGAGCGTTCCCAATACAGCAGCCGATGAATGCGGGCACAACATAGCTGAACTGGGAAATCCTGATGATGTCTTATCAGCTCCTCCTGGCTTTGACGGAACATTTTCAAACGCCCTCGGAGAAACCGTGGGAAACGGAACCTGGCCAGCAGGCCAGCAGGTTACATGCGCAGGCCTTTACGGATGTCACGGACATCACAGACCCGGAGATGATGATTATAAAGGAATATACGGCGCTCATCACGGCAACGCTGGAAATGACGGTATTACACCTCTAACAAACGCAACCACCGTAGGAAACAGCTACAGATTTCTTCTTGGTATATATGGAATAGAAAGTGCAAATTATGAATATCATCCAACTGCAACAAATCATAACCAATATTACGGAGTAGTCAGAGACAACACTACATCTTTAGCAACACCGACAGATAAACACACCATTTCATATCTCTGTGCCGAATGTCACGGTTACTACCACTCAGGAAGCGGACAGATTTCCGCCAATGATTATGGGGTATCTCCATGGCTAAGACACCCAACTGACTTTGATATGACAGATGCATCAGGGAGCGAATATCAATACTATAACAATGCAACAGACCCTACAGCAGCCCCCTACAGTGTCATCGCACCTGTAGCTTCTGACGACTTAACTAAGGGGGTTCTTTCAGTTGTTGATGTTAAACCCGGTGATCCCCCTGGTACCGCAATTGTAACCTGCATATCCTGTCACAGAGCACACGGAACACCATA carries:
- a CDS encoding cytochrome c3 family protein, which produces MEELKFLTNKLSRIKNKLLITAVILTCSSSAFAVSGPCYNCHTMHNSQNGVAVNSNGTHPFLLNKSCIACHTGINDGTNKTPYVFSQTPPIYNATGTEPDTNTLAGGNFYWMVYGTSVPNTAADECGHNIAELGNPDDVLSAPPGFDGTFSNALGETVGNGTWPAGQQVTCAGLYGCHGHHRPGDDDYKGIYGAHHGNAGNDGITPLTNATTVGNSYRFLLGIYGIESANYEYHPTATNHNQYYGVVRDNTTSLATPTDKHTISYLCAECHGYYHSGSGQISANDYGVSPWLRHPTDFDMTDASGSEYQYYNNATDPTAAPYSVIAPVASDDLTKGVLSVVDVKPGDPPGTAIVTCISCHRAHGTPYADILRWDFRNWPSNGKPNGCNVCHTQKD